The DNA region TCGGCCATCTTTCGTATGACCAGAAAAGTCCCTGTTGCCGCTAACGTACCGAGAATAATTCGCTTCATGGCCTAGTGTCCTTTGCAGAGCTCCTCAAGAAACTGACTGAGGCGAGCAAGACGCGTGCGATTAACGGTTGGCCGTCGTACATCACTCTGACGGCCGCCTTGACCAGTGAAGCGCAGTCGGGTTTTGCCCCACTCAAACGGAACGCAGTTGACGGTATCGCTCCAGGCTACAAGCGCGCAGTCCCAATTCTCGCGGCGCTTCATAAGACGATCGAGTCCTCGGTGTCCTCGAGAGTGCCGCCAGCTCCGCCGGTGCCTTTCTGTGCCGGCGCCTTCATGCCCCAGAACACCGGCTTGTTGACAAGCAACGCGACGCGCTTGAAGAACGTGTCGGTGGTGCTAAGGCCATCGAGGACGCGTACCTCAAGGCGAGCGCAAACGGCCGGTACTACACCAACGCCAGGCAGATCATGTACGCCGCGCGACCGCTCGTCCTCGAGTTGACCGGAGGCGAGATCTGGTCAAAAAGCGACTACTTCACTCAGACGATCCTCAAGGACTATCTCGCGTTGTACAACCCGGACTTCAAGATTGTCTGGGATGCCCGCGGGAGCCTCAACGAGCCCCACACCGGCAAGTCGATTCCCCTCGGTGGTCGGGCGGTCATGAACTACATCGACAGCTGGTGCTCGGACTTCGATGTCGCCCCCACCTTCGATCCCCAGGCATTGATAGCGACGAAGGGACCGGGGCTCAGGTACAACACAGCGCTCTGGATCGAGAAGGAGGGGTTCGCCCCGATCCTGGAGGATGCCGGTATCGACAAGCGTTACGACATGACGATCATGTCGACCAAGGGCATGACGGTGAAGGCTGCGGTCGAAGTCGCGCAGCACCTCGAAAACGAAGGCGTCCGCATCCTCGTGGCCCACGACTTCGACAAGAGCGGCTTCGAGATCGTGAACACGATCCGACGCGGTACTCGTCTACTCCATGGCGGCGCCGATGTCGTAGACCTCGGTCTGCGTCTCGAGGATATCGAGGGCCTCGAGTCGGAACCGGTGTCGTACAAGCAGAAGAAAGACCCCCAAAAGAGTTTATACGACTGTGGTGCCACCCAAGAGGAGGCCGACTTCCTCGTGTCCGGCAACCCGTGGTATGGCCACTGGACGGGTCAGCGTGTCGAGCTCAACGCCATGACGTCGGACCAGTTGATCGACTGGCTAGAAAAAAAGCTGACCGAGCACGAGGTCGAGAAGGTCGTGCCATCGGAGAACGTCTTGGCGCTGGGCTACCAACGTGCTGTCGTTCGCCTCAGCGTAGCGGACCTAATCGAGGAGTTCACCGACAACATGGACGACGTCGCAGTCGTGGACGATCTCGACACCCGTGTACGCAAACACCTAGAAGAGCATCCCGAGCAGACATGGGAACGGGCACTAGCGGCTATCGCGGAGGGCGAGCGCACAGACGCCGCATGAAAGCAGCGTGAAAAAAAACTACTCCTCTGCCTCCAACTCCTCGGCCAGCTTCACGAGCCCCGCGGGCAAGTCTACCTCGGCCTTTATCCACCGCCCCAGTTCCTCGAACTCTTCGCGGTCAAGTTGTGCAGCCTCGCGTTTGACCCACTCGTCTACAAACCCACCGTCATTGACTGACGCCTCCACGGCGCGCCCCAGCATCTCCTTGATTCGCTCTAGCCTTTCGCTCACCCCTCCAACTCCTCTGCCAGCCGCTCAAGCTTCGCGGCGTGCTTGCGCATGAAAGCGGCGAGCGCAGCCCGATTCTCGGGCGACGGATCGGTCCGGCCTGAGGACCAACTTTTCATGGTGTCGTACCCCACGCCGACGGCAATCGCCATGTCCTTCAACGACGGCCTCAGGAGGCCGAAGATCCTTCTTGTTAACTCACCCATATACACCGACAGTGTTGCGGGAATGAATCGCGCC from Gemmatimonadota bacterium includes:
- a CDS encoding DUF2399 domain-containing protein, which encodes MYAARPLVLELTGGEIWSKSDYFTQTILKDYLALYNPDFKIVWDARGSLNEPHTGKSIPLGGRAVMNYIDSWCSDFDVAPTFDPQALIATKGPGLRYNTALWIEKEGFAPILEDAGIDKRYDMTIMSTKGMTVKAAVEVAQHLENEGVRILVAHDFDKSGFEIVNTIRRGTRLLHGGADVVDLGLRLEDIEGLESEPVSYKQKKDPQKSLYDCGATQEEADFLVSGNPWYGHWTGQRVELNAMTSDQLIDWLEKKLTEHEVEKVVPSENVLALGYQRAVVRLSVADLIEEFTDNMDDVAVVDDLDTRVRKHLEEHPEQTWERALAAIAEGERTDAA